In Pseudomonadota bacterium, a genomic segment contains:
- the acnA gene encoding aconitate hydratase AcnA — translation MTHYKDHARATLTVGEQHYEIFRLDSLPGVDLGRLPYSLKILLENLLRFEDGVDVTRDDIDALVNWDADATPSQEIAFTPSRVILQDFTGVPAVVDLAAMRDAVISLGGNASDINPLSPVELVIDHSVQVDQHGTPNALDANNKIEFSRNRERYSFLRWGQQAFENFRVVPPNTGIVHQVNLEYLSRVVFDQENHGVRQAYPDTLVGTDSHTTMINGLGILGWGVGGIEAEAAMLGQAITMLIPQVVGVKLVGRLPEGATATDLVLTVTEALRNIGVVGKFVEFYGDGVAQLPLADRATLGNMSPEFGSTCAIFPIDEETLAYLTLSGRDDEQVALIEAYAKTQHLWRNDERDADYSTSLEIDLATIEPSIAGPKRPQDRIPLRSAKSRFDELMAPIKAQRSENKRGTVRVADQYEIDDGAILIAAITSCTNTSNPAVMLGAGLLARNAVKRGLKSKPWVKTSLAPGSRVVTNYLVDAGVYDDLEALGFHTVGYGCTTCIGNSGPLPPDISEAMSNSDVVGTSVLSGNRNFEGRIHALVRMNFLASPPLVVAYAIAGNMNVDLYKDPLGQDRDGKDVYLKDIWPSQKEIQDTILKTVDADGFREGYSDVFKGDDNWAGLKIDEGEIYQWDDVSTYVKNPPYFVGMSKSVRAPDDIRGARALALLGDTVTTDHISPAGAIAKDGPAAKYLMAQGVEPKDFNSFGSRRGNHEVMMRGTFANIRLRNQLAPGTEGGWTTHIPSGEVMSIFDASMTYQEHQTPLVVIAGAEYGTGSSRDWAAKGTLLLGVKAVIAVSYERIHRSNLIGMGVLPLQFQEGDNADTLELSGHESFDIEGVDDDQSGVVTVTATNDGGEQTVFNAIVRIDTPKEREYFRHGGILHYVLRQLAS, via the coding sequence ATGACCCACTATAAAGACCACGCTCGGGCAACGCTCACAGTTGGTGAGCAACACTATGAGATATTTCGACTCGATAGCCTGCCAGGTGTCGACCTGGGTCGGCTGCCCTATTCGCTCAAGATACTGCTCGAGAATCTGCTGCGCTTTGAAGACGGTGTAGACGTCACCCGCGACGACATCGACGCGCTGGTCAACTGGGACGCCGACGCCACGCCCTCGCAAGAAATTGCGTTCACGCCGAGCCGCGTCATTTTGCAAGATTTCACCGGCGTACCGGCGGTGGTTGATTTGGCCGCCATGCGCGATGCGGTTATCTCGTTAGGCGGCAACGCAAGCGACATCAACCCGTTGTCGCCTGTCGAGCTGGTCATCGATCACTCAGTGCAAGTTGACCAGCACGGCACGCCCAATGCGCTCGACGCCAACAACAAAATCGAGTTTTCACGAAACCGTGAGCGTTATTCGTTTTTGCGCTGGGGTCAGCAAGCATTTGAAAACTTCCGCGTTGTGCCCCCAAACACCGGAATCGTGCATCAAGTCAATCTCGAATATCTCAGCCGGGTGGTCTTTGACCAGGAAAACCACGGTGTGCGCCAGGCCTATCCTGACACCCTGGTCGGCACCGACTCACACACCACCATGATCAACGGTCTGGGCATTCTGGGCTGGGGCGTTGGCGGCATCGAGGCGGAAGCGGCCATGCTTGGGCAGGCGATTACGATGCTCATTCCACAAGTCGTTGGCGTAAAGCTTGTCGGTCGGCTTCCCGAGGGCGCGACAGCCACCGATCTTGTGCTCACCGTCACCGAAGCACTGCGCAACATTGGTGTGGTCGGCAAGTTCGTGGAGTTTTATGGCGACGGCGTCGCGCAACTGCCGCTGGCGGACCGCGCCACACTCGGCAACATGTCGCCCGAGTTTGGCAGCACATGCGCAATCTTCCCCATCGACGAAGAAACACTCGCTTATCTAACGCTTTCCGGGCGTGATGATGAACAAGTCGCGTTGATTGAGGCCTATGCGAAAACTCAACATTTATGGCGCAACGATGAGCGCGACGCCGACTACAGCACGTCATTGGAAATCGATCTGGCTACAATCGAGCCGTCGATCGCCGGGCCAAAACGCCCTCAGGATCGTATCCCGCTGCGCTCGGCGAAGTCGCGCTTTGACGAGCTAATGGCGCCGATCAAAGCACAACGCAGCGAGAATAAGCGCGGCACAGTCCGGGTTGCTGACCAGTACGAAATCGACGATGGCGCCATTCTCATCGCCGCCATTACCAGCTGTACCAATACGTCCAACCCAGCGGTTATGCTCGGCGCAGGACTGTTAGCACGTAATGCCGTTAAGCGCGGCTTGAAGAGTAAACCGTGGGTCAAAACCAGTCTTGCGCCGGGTTCGCGCGTGGTGACCAACTACCTGGTTGATGCTGGTGTTTACGACGATCTAGAAGCGCTGGGCTTTCACACCGTCGGCTATGGTTGCACCACCTGCATAGGCAATTCAGGACCGCTACCGCCTGACATCAGTGAGGCGATGAGCAACAGCGACGTCGTCGGCACCTCGGTGCTGTCGGGCAACCGAAACTTTGAAGGCCGCATCCATGCGCTTGTGCGAATGAACTTTCTAGCCAGCCCGCCGCTGGTTGTTGCCTACGCCATTGCCGGTAACATGAATGTCGATTTGTACAAGGACCCGTTAGGCCAGGACCGGGACGGCAAGGACGTCTATCTGAAAGATATCTGGCCTAGCCAAAAAGAAATTCAGGATACAATCCTAAAAACCGTGGATGCAGACGGCTTCCGCGAAGGGTATAGCGACGTCTTTAAGGGCGATGACAACTGGGCCGGCCTCAAGATCGACGAAGGTGAGATCTATCAATGGGACGATGTGTCAACGTATGTCAAAAACCCACCCTATTTTGTTGGCATGAGTAAATCCGTCCGCGCACCGGACGATATTCGAGGCGCCCGCGCGTTGGCGTTGCTCGGAGACACAGTGACCACCGATCACATTTCGCCGGCGGGCGCGATCGCAAAAGATGGACCTGCCGCCAAGTACCTGATGGCGCAAGGGGTCGAACCGAAAGACTTCAATTCCTTTGGCTCGCGGCGCGGTAATCACGAGGTCATGATGCGGGGAACCTTCGCCAATATTCGGTTACGCAATCAGTTAGCACCGGGCACCGAGGGCGGATGGACTACCCACATTCCAAGCGGTGAGGTGATGAGCATTTTTGATGCGTCGATGACCTACCAAGAACACCAAACGCCACTGGTCGTAATTGCCGGTGCGGAGTACGGCACAGGGTCCTCACGGGACTGGGCGGCGAAAGGCACACTCCTGTTAGGCGTCAAAGCAGTCATCGCCGTTAGTTACGAACGCATCCACCGGTCAAACTTAATCGGTATGGGCGTACTGCCGCTGCAATTCCAAGAAGGCGACAACGCCGACACGCTTGAATTGAGCGGCCACGAATCCTTTGATATCGAGGGCGTAGACGACGATCAGTCTGGCGTAGTAACCGTCACGGCTACCAACGACGGCGGCGAGCAAACCGTATTTAATGCGATCGTGCGCATCGACACACCGAAAGAACGTGAGTACTTTCGCCACGGCGGCATCCTACATTATGTGCTCAGACAATTGGCGTCCTAA